GAGCGGGATTGGATGCCACGGGGGGTGCCATTGAAAAGGGCATGGTCCCGGGCATGCCTGCTGCAAACTGGGGCGTTAGCACCATACCCGCctgcgtgggcgtggccatgGCAAAAGTCCAGTTCTGCGGCGTCGGCTGCGGATTGGTCAACTGCGGCTGCGGTTGCAGCAGGACTGGCATCGGCATGGCTCCGCCGGCGGCTGTGGGAGCTCCTGTCGCCGTCGTCGTTGTTTGTTGAATGCAACGCAGTGTTTGATTCTGGACCAATTTCGCAAAGTACATTTGGTATTGCAGCTGTTCCAGAggggaaaatatatgtagattAAAAGGTGAttcacttggaaaaatattataagaaaagttttgatttagataaaaaaaaaaattgatgtCTCTTTTTGCAAAAGAAAACTCTGGATTTAAAGAAGATATACAAGCCAGATatcaaaaaacaataaaagttaTCAAtactttctctcagtgtgaTTGACTTTACATTTCCTGAGGCCACGACGGACTTTGGGACTCACCTTCATCATTTTAAGTCGCTCGCTGCGCTGCGACATGGCTGCCGTTTGCTCATCGATCCGCTCCAGCATGTGGACCAGCTTCTTGTTGCGCTCATTGCGCTTGGTTTGCTCCTCCAGGAACTCGTGGTACTTCTGCCGGCTCTTGTGGCGCACCGACTTGTCGCTGCAAAGCAAACACGCATTTGGTTTACCTTTCCGGAGCGACAACGGAAAAGGGCAAAAAGCTACTTACAGCTCGCTGCGCTTCTGCAGGACCTTATCCAGCTTGTGCTCCAGCTGCTGGCGATTATCCTCGCTGCGCAAAGGAAATCAGAAATCAAAACGTAAACCAAGCAAACTACAGAGACAAATGGCTTAAACATGACTTTTTAGCTGCTGGAAAGCACTCGAAAGGCTTGAGAAAAGCTGACTTAAACAAATCAATGGACATGACTTCAGGGAATTCGGAATTATTCATCTACGAAAGCAAACGAGGCATCACAGTTTACATAGTATGATATACAAAAACCGAAAAGTACACCAAAGGCGGCTTTTAAGGGTCAAACCATTGTTGTATTTACAAGatttttggtaaataaaaaCCCTGAGAGCAAACAATTAATatgttttttactattttctataaataataacttttgTTGGTCAATAAGGAAATTACTATATGGATAGCAACTATTTTtacataatattttataaattgaagGGTGTTCGATTTTCTTTCCTCTCACCTTCGCTGCAGCTTCTCCTGTAGCAGCTCCACCTGCAGCTTGTAGTTCTCCAGCTCGGCCTGAGGAAACATGGCTTATGGGCTGGCGCTGGGCTATTATATCCTTCCGGTGCGAACCGATTCGATCCACTGCGAACTGTACCAGTTGGCGGCTCCGACTCAACTGGCCATATGCACTCCGCTATTGACACAGTTAGCTTGGCACGGGCACGGGGATATTAATGCGACAGTGTGTTCTATTTTTGAGGCAACTTTATTTGAATGGCCGCATTAAATACGTGTTTGTACGGGTGGTGGCTGACATTTGTTTGTTGAGTCGCGTTGTCATGGCTGCCCGCCTTCTTGGCTGGGCTCCTTGGGTATTTATTTTGGTGGTTGCTTGGCATTGCCCAGGGACACTTTGTTCTCATCGATTTTGCTCGTTGGCTTTCCCAACGTGCCACGCATTGAGCGGCGGCTGAGTCGGCGACTGTTGGCAACAACTAACTTTCGATTTTTCGCCCCATGAATTTTACATTCCAGACCAGGGGCCTGTGGTATACTAATTACACGCCCGGCAAGTGGGTCACTTCTTTCTGTTCCGCTCTGTTCTTGGCCCCGGCCAAAAAACGTGTAGAGTCGTTTGGGGTCACCGGACCTGGGCTCGGACTTGAGCTCGAATTCGGAACCGGATTCGGACCCGGGCGGGCCATTTATAATGCATTGCACGGGATTTGGCTGCACGAGTGGGCCCAGCTTCTTTCCATTTCTGTTCAGATGAGTGTAAACACATGTTGTTTTCGCACATTCGCACCAGGGcatacactgagaaaatatTAGTAAGACaacttgtttaaaatttatattttttaaaatgttataagatttttttttaaacaaacatAATGGTTTATCTTAGctactataattttttataaattttttggttaataaatttaagctaaccatttctcccagtgcagaCACTACCCAATGTGCTCGGCCAAGCGTGCGGCACCTGAATGTGAATTAATGGTAGTGGCGTCTATCACTCCCCCGGCCGCAGACAACAACACACTCGCTCTGGTCCCGCTGACATATTCACACGCTCACCACATGGACGATGACGGTGACGGTGTCCTgcatgtcctctgcctcctggTCCTGCCTCCTGTTTCCTGCCTGCCATCATCAGCGCTCTCAGCGTCAGCAGTGACCACTCTCCTGTTCCTGCCACCGAAGCCACAGCGGCTCCGTGTCCTGCTTGACTTGGCtcctggctttggctttggcttttgctCTGCTCGTCCTGGCCCGGCTTCTCCGTGTGGCATCTGTGTTCGCCGGCGCTGTCACGGTGTCGTGGTTGCGGGCCgcaatataaaatttttggttatttacATGGACGGGATAACAAACGAGCCGGGAGCAGGCACCGACGGGGGACTGTCATAAGTGCGGCAGGTTATCTCCGCGGTTCCTCGTTTCCGGGCACAGAGGATGGGTCACCGGGTATGAGTTTGCATGGCAAGAGCAGGAGCGCAGTTCAAGGGGGTTTATATATTAAAGGTTTACAATCTGATTTATTTTACTCAGTATAGTTATAAAAAAGAATGagttgtatattaaaaaagaattatttaattacaatatatagaaaaaaagaaacccccTTTTGCGGTGCTCACTGACCTATGACAAGGGACATAGTGAACTTGTTGCCAAGCGACCAGGACCACGGACAATTTCGCCTTGTCGCTAGCAATTTACGCAACCAACACTCGCTGCATTCTTTAAGCGGTGGCCAAAAATACTGAAAGTGCATATTTAAAGAGGAAAATGTGTCGTAATAAAGCAGCTTTTGTTTTGAGTCAAGACTTTGggatactttttttttttttttagagaaaaTAAAGCTGAAACCAATAATTgcaatattataaaataagcaaCAAAGATGAACCAATATGAAGTTATAGAAACCAGCATAATATCTGcaatatttattctttatataATCATTTTAGATAACTcctaaaataacattttaaagaaaagggTATGAATACAGCTGcttatttctaaattattgtttaaagcCAGACTGAAATAATTTGTAAtgccaattaaaataaagggaaattttccattgcctAATGTATTTACTGTGCACTTTTGTTTAGATTGTACTTGCATAAATTTTATGCCCAAAATAGCCTTACCTTTACTGTATATCGTAGTTCAGGCCCACCAGCTGTTTTGGTAAAAGACCTCTAACATGCAAACTTTGACAATTTGCGGATTGATTTTGTATCTACTCGGATGACTGGCGCTGTGGCGAGGACAGGTTGCGGTccaatatttacatatttattattttagccAGAACAATTTGCGGCAGGCCTTGACGCTATTAATAGCAGGGCCAACAACTTGGCATGTCCTGGCACCCAAATCGTATCTCGGATTAGAGATATTGGATGAGTGTGCGGCGCCCAGGGATGGTGTCTCCGTGGAGAGTTTGTCATAATCGAACATTTGCATTGGAAAATGCGGGAGGGGGACGACGACAGACCtaaatggaaattgaaattttttgcTGGCAAATTTTCTCGTGGCGAGCGGGCGATTTATGTGTTTGACTTTACGCTGCAGTTGCCTCGCTTCGCTAGTATGTATGTAAGGGAGTGTGGCGGAGGGTGCTTATCAGGCGCTGCACAGCGTGCTTTTCGGGGCACTTAATTTTGGCTTTTTATCCTGGCATCCTTGAAGGACAGTCGGGTGGGGTATGGCGGCAATGCGCGACCCGAGAGCTGTTTCTTTTGCCGATTTGCAGTCAATGAAgtagaaaactgaaaactttttctttcgagtctattaaaaataatggcAGCCGAAAGCAGAAGCGCCACATGGGCCATCTCTCTGTCTCTATCGCAgcgtgcgtgcgtgtgtgtctgtgtgttaGTGTGCGAGACAGTGGCGGGCATTAAATTAATGTCCGACCAGCCATTTCTCACATTTTTCACAACGGCCGCCGTTGGTCGCAGACACTGCCGGTGCATTGACCACTTTCGGCGGTTTGCCTTTAAAGCGCTCTATTACCCTCGCCCTGAAATCGGGGTTATTTGTCCTTTAGCAGGGTATCCAGCATAAAGGGGGATTGTAATAGACCTACATAGCaggttaaaaataaaaattaattctttccacttttatatagaaaagaaattgaaataaatgtcTTAAATAAGAGCTAATATTGCttttactttaatattttaatattcttaaCCTCTTGATAACttagttaaattaattaaatgacttctactttatatatttgtatttttttaatttaaaaacccgTTGATAGAATATGTTACTATACAATAAAATACTTTAGTTAATCTACAATTAGCTCTAAAATCCCATCTTTAATCTTTCTTAATTGCAGTTAGAAAGTAGTATAAATTCACATTATTAACACAGGGTATCTTTCAGTCTATCCCCCTTCCGGTTAAGACCAAAGAGGTCTATgtacttgttttatttataaacaccGTCGCTGCGGGTATGCTGGGAAAATGGCCGAGAACGGAGTCGCAAGAGCAAACGCCGTGCAGGTTTTGCGGTTAATGCgataatttaattgtaatgCGGGTCTGAAGACCTCCGTGCCAATAATTTAACTTGCAATCAGCGCGGCATTTATTGGGTTAAACACATAAGCCAGCGCCCCGGGCGAAGACACATACTTGCATGCCCAAGGAGTGAACGAACCCCAAGGATACACGGAGAGCTACAAAAGGACAAAGGAGGAGGACCAGAGGAGCCAGAGAGCAAGAGAGCCtggcaaataaattcaacGATTGCTGTGCAGCAATAAGGGGACGCAGTCAGTTGGGCATTTTTGCACGTAAGCCACGAGGACGATGACAGCAATGAAATATGCAAGCCGGGTCCTGCTGGAAACCCAGGCATTTTCCAGGGCGTACATGAGTCACACGGCCAAAGGGAAAACTGCAAAGGAGCATGGGGGGAAATCCGAGTTCAAGCCGAAAGCCAAACATTGATAAACTCCGGCACCTAGCAACAGTTACTGGGGTGAACTCTGGGGTCTTCGAGTCCATTGTCTCTGGGCAACGCATTTTGGGATTGGCTGCAATGACAGAAGCACACACCGAGGAGCAATTGCTAGAGCTGCGACGCATCCTACTGCTGACCGTCTATAAGAACACACTCAATCAGTTGGTCCTGCAGCAGCGTTCGCAGCGCTTAAATGCCCGTAAACCGCTCTCGCTGCCCGCCTCCCTACGGCGACGACGCAGCTCGTCGCTGGGGGAGCAGGAGAAGCCGGACCGCATCCTGATAACCGGAAAGGTTCTTCCTCGACTGGAATCGCTGCTGGGGGAGACGGAGGACGATGCCGATCAGCTAGACGAGGATGTGCTGGACGCTCTGAAATTCGAGCGCGATATGGATGCCCTGCGAGCGATCTATGAGGTGGCCATGGATGACGAGGAATTAAAAGAGAGGAAGATTATTTCGGTGGACGGAAAGGAGCTGGAAACAGGAAAGGAGGAAATTGCCTCGAAGGATGTGGGAATTCAAAGGATTGAAATACAACAGAAAACTGTAAAGCCTGACTTGGAAATTGTACAAGGTAAAGATGATTCTGATGAACCAAAGTCACAAAAGTCTTTTAAAATTCTGGAGTTTAATGTCCTAGAAAGCCAGCCGATTGATGtggaaaaatctaaatttGTTGAGGGTGAAGATCTCGATGCGCCGCAACCACAAATCGAATCGCAGGAGACGACTCATGAGGAGGACAGGAGCCTGCAAAAGCTTAAGCAGGCTATAGCTGCCTTGGGCGGCAACAAAAGCGAAGTCTCCCAAGCGGCCCAGCAACTGCAAGAATCCAAGGACGAGCTAAAGAAACTCAAGGAAGATCTAGATACCGAAAAGCGGGTGACCAAGGACAAATTGCTGGATCTAGAGGATCGCATCGCCGAGACCAAGTACAAGCTGCGCTGCGTCTCGCGGGTCAACGACCTGGAGTACAGTCTCGTCCAACGCTGGGAAGAGGGGCGTCTGGCCCAAGGAACTATTTGGGGTGAGAACGCTGAACGGGCCTATTTGCGGGATATTCTGGACATCAAGCAGAAATTGGCTCGCGAAGAGCGCGTGAGCACTGAGCTGCGCTCCTTTCGCCAGCAAGAAATCGTTGATCTGCACCGCAGAATCGTGGAGTGGCAGGAACGGTATGTCAGCGAGATGCGGCGGGTGGATCGGGAGGCCGAGTCCTGGGAGCTGCGCATCCTTGAACAGAAGAAGCAGTTGGAAAGGCATCGTGAGATTTACGAGGAACGGATGATCTTCGTGCAGGAGTATCGCGCCCAgaaggcggaggagcagcGTCTGCACGATCTCCAGGTTCATCGCATCGAGTGCGCCGTAAGGTTGCAGGCCTGGTGGCGCGGCACCATGGTGCGTCGAGGCCTGGGTCCCTTCAAGAAGAAACCGAAGCGCGGCAAGCGGGGCAAGCCCAAGAAATAAGAGGCAGCCGGAAATCAAAGTagtttcaaaataataataaataaacttgcCTAATAAAGATCTCTTTTTTCTTAACTCGGCTCAAGAGCTTATAGTAAACATTTACAACTTGTTATCGTCTTTCTTTCTGTGCTTTTTGCGAGTGATTTTTTCTGCGTCTTCCGGCGCTTTATGGAAATTAACTTGTGActtaaaaccaattaaaagttGGACGCACTGCAGTTAACACGTCAGCGGTCGGCTACTGACGTTGTCCTTAATGACATGCTGCCAGTGTCAACGGGGCCGTCTCGGGCATTGTTTACGCGAGGCGATAATAATGGTCAGCGGTGCCGGAATGCCAAGGAAAGGGAAACGGGAGCAGGAGGAAGGACCAGAGGACCATGGGATCCAGAGTGGACCCAGAAGGCAGTTTGAGTTGCATCTGGAGTTCCATTGTTTTCGCCTTTATTCCCCTCGTTGCCTTTcttttctgcatttatttatcttttatgCCAGGGAATGGCCAAAGTGGTTTATTTGTTGCTGCACTTTCATTGGCAACACGAATGGGGGCCGAAGGGGCGTGGCATTCGCTGCGATGCGTGCGGAGAAGATAAACTGCGACAATTTTCCCGCTGAACGAGtggaactttttttttttttgaaaagcaAAAACTTTCCCACTTTCGAGCGTGCGTGTGGACattgcaatttaaaatataattaatggtCGTTGCcttaatttattgaatttgcATGGCACAAGGCTGCATTGCCGTCATTTCTTGTTTGCCTCGACTGTCGCTCGCCACTTTTTCGCCTGCAAGTGCTACAGCGAGTGCGAGTTGGAGTGCGGGTTGGAGTGGGAGTTGAGTCCGAGTCCGATGGTCATTTTCACGATTTTCCATGCCCATGCCCTGGCACTCACTTTTGTTTAATGCACTTCGGCCTGCCTTCTTGCCATTGTTACAGCCTGGTGGATAATGACCGGCGAAAGTAAGCTTTCTGGCCTGCAGGTCACTGGGATTCTTGGTTGTTGGTTTCTGATATAATATTTTGGAGAAGTTTTCAGTTGAGAATTAGGCTACAAACATAGTGCGCGCTGAGACGAAGCTGAAAATGAAGACGAAGCTGAAGACGAAAAACAGTGCAGAACAATTCATATGAATTCGCTCGCCCGCAAACATAGTGCGCGCTGAGACGAAGACGAAGATTAAGACGAAACGCAAGCGATCAGCTTCAAACGGAGCAGTACTGTTTTTAAAGACGAATCGCTTGCTATTTTGAgttgttcttcttcttttttttacattttaggggaaaaactggaatttttaggggaaaatttcaactttttgaGATAGGGGGAGAGCcaaattttcatttggcaACACTGCAATTTACTTGTGACTTGCGATTTTCCTGAAGCACATGTTTTGTATAAATGTCTATAATAAATGATGAATTAATTGCAgccgtttttaaaaaacaatgtttATGGGACCAGCAGAATAAACTATACTACAATAGGCATATTGTGGACCAGAATTGGAATGATATTTCAAAGGAATTGGATGTTGATGAGAAATCCATAGCGACTAACATCACAAAATCGCAACAAATTCGTCTTCCACTATGCAACCTATTAGCTTACTCGCATCGCAAGCAATTCGTCTTCAGCTTCGTCTTAATTTTCAGCTTCGTCTCAGCGTGCACTATGTTTGTAGCCTAAGTTTTTGTATTTAAGGGATTGCTATCTTCTTCTTATATTTAgctaaaatctttttaaaaaccaaaacataatttaattCCATAAAAAGGCTTTTAAGTTATTAATAGTTAAGGCTTTTAAGTACTTTTCTTTACTGTTAGCACTACCAACATCTTTTAAGTTGTAAAAGTGGAAAATTGTGTGTCATGAAGGGAAACTTTGACGCAACTGTTAAAGCTGCAGCTGCCCAGTAATTACGAAGAATTGAGATGTGCAAAGTCCACCAAAAAagactaaaaaataaaaaaacaactaagGAAAATGTACCAGTTTTGGCAGGAGCCACAGAAATTGGCAACCGTGGTTGCACGGCCTATTGTTCGCATGGCGGCGGATGAATTAATGGAAGATGGGTCCGCTTCCAAGGCGAAAAGGCGAGAATGAGGGCAGCAGACACACAATCCCCTCGCTTTTTTCATCTTTTCGTGGCTATCTCTTTGTGCCTGGGA
Above is a genomic segment from Drosophila kikkawai strain 14028-0561.14 chromosome 3R, DkikHiC1v2, whole genome shotgun sequence containing:
- the LOC108083668 gene encoding dynein regulatory complex protein 9, encoding MTEAHTEEQLLELRRILLLTVYKNTLNQLVLQQRSQRLNARKPLSLPASLRRRRSSSLGEQEKPDRILITGKVLPRLESLLGETEDDADQLDEDVLDALKFERDMDALRAIYEVAMDDEELKERKIISVDGKELETGKEEIASKDPDLEIVQGKDDSDEPKSQKSFKILEFNVLESQPIDVEKSKFVEGEDLDAPQPQIESQETTHEEDRSLQKLKQAIAALGGNKSEVSQAAQQLQESKDELKKLKEDLDTEKRVTKDKLLDLEDRIAETKYKLRCVSRVNDLEYSLVQRWEEGRLAQGTIWGENAERAYLRDILDIKQKLAREERVSTELRSFRQQEIVDLHRRIVEWQERYVSEMRRVDREAESWELRILEQKKQLERHREIYEERMIFVQEYRAQKAEEQRLHDLQVHRIECAVRLQAWWRGTMVRRGLGPFKKKPKRGKRGKPKK